A region of Oscillospiraceae bacterium DNA encodes the following proteins:
- a CDS encoding AAA family ATPase: MKEPFVISVSGIAGSGKTTTVSALKKRLKNSVIVSFDSYSDIRLDRDINEWSADTNDENEWYVEPLVKDIEQLLNESLDYIIVDYPFGYRNLRVGQYINFAIYIDTPLDIALARRIIRDYTSREAHRNKIEVSLSVVEKELSFYLETSRPSYARMPETQIHYSDLVIDGVKSTDEIVDEIVAGLQCIE; encoded by the coding sequence ATGAAGGAACCTTTTGTAATTAGCGTTTCCGGTATTGCTGGTAGCGGCAAAACAACTACGGTCAGTGCGTTGAAAAAACGCCTTAAAAATTCCGTAATCGTTAGCTTTGATAGTTATAGCGACATCAGACTTGACCGCGACATAAATGAATGGTCTGCCGATACAAACGACGAAAACGAATGGTACGTTGAACCACTGGTCAAAGACATTGAACAGTTACTAAACGAATCGTTAGATTATATCATAGTTGATTATCCTTTCGGCTATCGCAATTTACGAGTTGGGCAATACATTAATTTCGCGATTTATATTGACACACCACTTGACATAGCACTGGCACGACGAATAATACGTGATTACACAAGCCGAGAAGCGCACAGAAATAAAATCGAAGTGAGCCTTTCGGTTGTTGAGAAAGAACTGAGTTTTTATTTGGAAACATCACGCCCATCATACGCTCGTATGCCCGAAACACAAATTCATTATTCTGACCTTGTTATTGATGGCGTAAAAAGTACAGACGAAATTGTTGATGAGATAGTAGCTGGGTTACAATGTATCGAATAA
- a CDS encoding NAD(P)/FAD-dependent oxidoreductase: MSNRQVPVHMRCDISEIDVIVVGGGAAGMMAAGQAASLDKRVLLLERNADLGKKLRITGKGRCNITNDADLEQFMQNVSTNGKFLYSAISAHSPRDTMDFFESIGVPLKVERGRRVFPQSDRAADVIEALRKWLDDRGVTVLHECVKGLETKGGQAIGVHCGNEIIGCQAIILATGGLSYPKTGSTGDGYRFAEALGHTIVPPHGSLVPLCADECDVMQGLSLRNVTLTLRDGGGAVLFKDMGELLFTHFGMSGPLVLSASAYLKDFSTPPYIVSINMKPALTPEEFDARLLRDITQSPNKTARNILAQMMHAACVPVVLQRVGVNGDLPAHSVTKEHRREIVRTVQGFCFTVAGTRPIDEAVITAGGVAVRDVNPKTMESKLVKGLYFAGELLDVDAFTGGYNLQIAWSTGYVAGRAAGCMD; encoded by the coding sequence ATGAGTAACAGACAAGTGCCGGTGCACATGAGATGCGATATATCAGAAATTGATGTTATTGTCGTTGGTGGCGGCGCGGCGGGTATGATGGCGGCAGGGCAAGCGGCATCGCTTGATAAGCGCGTGCTATTGTTGGAACGCAATGCGGATTTAGGAAAAAAGTTGCGGATTACGGGAAAAGGGCGTTGCAACATTACAAATGACGCCGACTTAGAGCAGTTTATGCAAAATGTGTCGACGAATGGAAAATTTCTGTATAGCGCCATTTCGGCGCATTCGCCGCGTGATACGATGGATTTTTTTGAAAGTATCGGCGTGCCGCTGAAAGTCGAGCGTGGACGGCGTGTGTTTCCGCAGAGTGACCGCGCGGCTGATGTAATTGAAGCGTTGCGGAAATGGCTGGATGATCGTGGTGTGACGGTGCTGCATGAGTGCGTTAAAGGCTTGGAAACCAAGGGCGGACAAGCTATTGGGGTGCATTGCGGCAATGAAATCATCGGATGTCAAGCGATAATACTTGCCACCGGAGGTTTGTCTTACCCTAAAACCGGATCAACGGGTGATGGCTACAGGTTTGCAGAGGCTTTGGGTCATACTATCGTGCCGCCGCATGGGTCGCTAGTGCCGTTGTGCGCAGATGAGTGTGATGTAATGCAAGGCTTGAGCTTGCGCAATGTAACGTTGACGTTGAGAGACGGTGGTGGCGCAGTGCTTTTTAAAGACATGGGCGAGCTGCTGTTTACGCATTTTGGAATGTCGGGGCCGTTGGTGTTGTCTGCAAGCGCGTATTTGAAAGATTTTTCTACGCCGCCATACATAGTGAGCATTAACATGAAGCCTGCGCTTACGCCCGAAGAATTCGACGCACGGTTGCTGCGTGATATAACGCAATCGCCAAACAAAACCGCACGGAATATTCTGGCTCAAATGATGCACGCGGCATGCGTGCCCGTTGTGTTGCAACGTGTTGGGGTGAACGGCGATTTGCCCGCACACAGCGTGACTAAAGAACATCGGCGCGAGATCGTTCGTACTGTACAGGGGTTTTGCTTTACAGTTGCCGGTACGCGCCCGATTGATGAGGCCGTCATTACGGCCGGAGGCGTTGCCGTACGGGACGTCAACCCAAAGACGATGGAGTCTAAGTTGGTCAAAGGCTTATACTTCGCCGGTGAGTTGCTGGATGTCGACGCCTTTACAGGTGGGTATAATTTGCAGATTGCGTGGAGTACGGGGTATGTGGCAGGGCGGGCTGCTGGCTGCATGGATTGA
- a CDS encoding rRNA pseudouridine synthase, giving the protein MRIQKLLAERGIASRRAAEQMVINGRVTVNGETAAVGQAVDARADIIAVDGKPIPTRPDLVYIMLHKPRGVMTTLSDDRGRECVKDYIEDITERVVPVGRLDYDSEGLLLMTNDGDLVHNLTHPSHEVHKAYRVRVKGDITGGLKRLNRSIKLDGKPIPPPDDLELVEHFEDKGTILITIHTGVNRQIRRMCEMAGLRVQRLRRVRMGPLQLGDLKPGKYRHLTPGEVEWLKSL; this is encoded by the coding sequence ATGCGTATACAAAAGTTACTCGCCGAACGCGGCATTGCGTCGCGTCGCGCGGCAGAGCAAATGGTCATAAACGGCCGTGTAACGGTCAATGGCGAAACGGCAGCCGTTGGACAAGCTGTTGACGCACGAGCCGACATCATTGCCGTTGACGGCAAGCCGATCCCCACACGCCCTGACCTTGTGTACATCATGCTGCACAAGCCGCGCGGGGTGATGACAACGCTTTCGGATGACCGAGGACGAGAGTGTGTTAAGGATTATATTGAGGATATCACAGAACGAGTTGTGCCTGTTGGGCGGTTGGATTATGACTCCGAGGGGCTGTTGCTGATGACCAACGACGGTGACTTGGTGCATAACCTGACACACCCGTCACATGAGGTCCACAAGGCTTATCGTGTGCGCGTAAAAGGCGATATCACGGGCGGGCTCAAGCGATTGAACCGCTCGATCAAGCTCGACGGTAAGCCAATTCCACCACCGGATGATTTAGAGCTTGTTGAACATTTTGAGGATAAAGGCACGATTTTGATTACCATTCACACCGGTGTCAACCGGCAGATTCGGCGGATGTGCGAGATGGCGGGGTTGCGTGTACAGCGCTTGCGGCGCGTGCGCATGGGACCGTTGCAGCTGGGAGATTTGAAGCCCGGCAAGTATAGGCACTTGACGCCGGGTGAGGTAGAGTGGTTGAAATCGCTGTAA
- a CDS encoding MurR/RpiR family transcriptional regulator, with amino-acid sequence MDTLARIEQKNDHGSKGQRALAAYILRHYDKAAFMTAQKLGQTVGVSESTVVRFAAELGYTGYPDMQKALQDMVRSRLTSVQRMEVGSEQYGQQDVIKQVLQNDVELIRQTTDILDRQVFNAAIDAILDAKRLYIIGARSSAALANFMGYYMNLLCDGVTMLRPSNALFEQVMRVNQDDVVIGISFPRYSRDTLQTMRYAKTKGATVIALTDNIQSPPAAIAHHTLLASGGINSFVDSLVAPMSLINAILVTLGQRRSREFINNFGELERIWAENGVYE; translated from the coding sequence ATGGACACATTAGCCCGTATCGAGCAAAAAAATGATCATGGTTCTAAGGGGCAGCGCGCTTTGGCGGCGTATATTTTGCGGCATTACGACAAGGCTGCGTTTATGACGGCGCAGAAATTGGGGCAGACTGTCGGCGTGAGTGAATCGACAGTAGTGCGTTTTGCAGCTGAGCTGGGTTACACGGGCTATCCAGATATGCAGAAAGCCTTGCAGGATATGGTGCGCAGTCGTTTGACATCGGTACAACGCATGGAGGTCGGCAGTGAGCAGTACGGGCAGCAGGACGTTATTAAACAGGTGTTGCAAAATGATGTTGAGTTGATTCGTCAAACGACAGATATATTGGATAGACAGGTGTTCAACGCCGCCATTGACGCGATTTTGGACGCTAAGCGGTTGTATATTATCGGTGCGCGGAGCAGTGCGGCGTTGGCGAATTTTATGGGGTATTATATGAATTTGTTGTGCGATGGCGTGACGATGTTGCGACCGTCGAATGCGTTGTTTGAACAGGTGATGCGTGTCAATCAAGATGACGTGGTGATTGGCATCAGTTTTCCGCGTTATTCGCGGGATACGTTGCAGACGATGCGCTACGCTAAGACCAAGGGCGCGACGGTGATTGCGTTGACTGACAATATACAATCGCCGCCCGCCGCGATTGCACACCACACGCTACTGGCAAGCGGGGGCATCAACAGCTTTGTCGATTCGTTGGTTGCGCCGATGTCGCTGATTAATGCCATTTTGGTGACACTTGGGCAGCGGCGGAGTCGTGAATTTATTAATAATTTTGGCGAATTGGAGCGCATTTGGGCGGAGAATGGTGTGTATGAGTAA